One window of Lacerta agilis isolate rLacAgi1 chromosome 14, rLacAgi1.pri, whole genome shotgun sequence genomic DNA carries:
- the LOC117059355 gene encoding receptor-interacting serine/threonine-protein kinase 3-like — MAAPNKFYEEITDQHLKDWQCIGRGAFGTIYRARHNDWRIDVAVKILNSNTSFTREELLKEARAMEEARFTYVLRLFGLFAGRVEADTKPAGFGSAAGSNLGLVMEFMENGTLSALRYRVPFVPWALRIRILHQVALGMNFLHSLKPPLLHLDLKPSNVLLDEELHVRVADFGLSKFKRGTTRNASIKSREEEEYGGTLEFMPPEAFTSVNYKPTPGTDVYSYGILMWSLLTGEDPYAHVPPGNMSSIIKSLIPQGQRPSTKELEGMTNRVLKLEDLIRLMKLCWHHNQDQRPSFRECSQNTEDAFSQHKPHIIAAVRRVQDCLMESSPNKTRVNSGTISKPLEHEDPLTSSYELEERFKTMRLEDFPHRQNEAAPFLETNREGKSGLHRSHSARIRKVRTLLSMLPIEAEESWMGWGNGVESTSWGLRREAIGWGCCGNCWVEMDSEGSSEGR; from the exons ATGGCTGCTCCAAACAAGTTCTATGAGGAGATCACCGACCAGCACCTGAAGGACTGGCAGTGTATTGGCCGGGGAGCCTTTGGGACCATCTACCGAGCTCGACACAATGACTGGAGGATCGATGTTGCCGTGAAGATTCTCAACAG CAATACATCGTTCACTCGGGAGGAGCTCCTGAAAGAAGCCCGGGCCATGGAAGAGGCGCGTTTTACCTATGTCCTGCGTCTCTTTGGCCTCTTTGCGGGCAGAGTGGAAGCGGACACGAAGCCGGCAGGCTTTGGCAGTGCTGCTGGTTCGAATCTGGGCCTCGTGATGGAGTTCATGGAGAATGGCACCCTGTCCGCCTTGAGGTACCGGGTCCCTTTTGTGCCTTGGGCCTTGCGAATCCGCATCCTCCACCAGGTAGCCCTGGGGATGAATTTCCTCCACAGCCTCAAACCTCCACTGCTACACCTGGACCTCAAACCAAGCAACGTTCTACTGGATGAGGAGCTCCACGTCCGG GTGGCTGATTTTGGGCTCTCCAAGTTCAAGCGAGGGACCACTCGGAACGCCAGCATCAaatccagggaagaagaagagtatggCGGGACTCTGGAGTTCATGCCCCCCGAGGCTTTCACCAGTGTGAACTACAAGCCGACCCCAGGCACAGACGTCTACAG ctaTGGGATTCTCATGTGGTCGTTGCTCACTGGCGAAGACCCTTACGCAC ATGTCCCCCCTGGAAATATGAGCTCCATCATCAAGTCACTGATCCCCCAAGGCCAAAGGCCCAGTACTAAGGAGCTGGAGGGGATGACCAATAGAGTGTTGAAACTAGAAGACTTGATCAGGCTGATGAAACTCTGCTGGCATCACAACCAAGACCAAAGGCCGTCCTTCCGAG AGTGCAGCCAAAACACAGAGGATGCGTTTTCCCAGCACAAACCACACATTATAGCCGCTGTACGCAGAGTCCAGGATTGCTTG ATGGAGAGCTCTCCAAATAAAACCAGGGTTAACTCAGGTACGATATCGAAGCCCTTGGAACACGAGGACCCACTAACCTCTTCCTATGAACTGGAGGAGCGTTTTAAGACTATGCGACTGGAAGATTTTCCACACAGACAAAATG agGCTGCACCCTTTTTGGAAACAAACCGAGAAGGGAAATCTGGGCTTCACCGTAGTCATAGCGCGCGGATCAGGAAAGTAAGGACACTGCTATCAATGTTACCCATCGAGGCTGAGGAGAGTTGGATGGGTTGGGGAAATGGAGTGGAGAGCACAAGCTGGGGGCTTCGGCGAGAAGCCATTGGTTGGGGTTGCTGTGGGAACTGTTGGGTGGAAATGGACAGTGAGGGCTCAAGTGAGGGACGGTGA